In Asanoa sp. WMMD1127, one genomic interval encodes:
- a CDS encoding DUF427 domain-containing protein, translated as MPKAVWNEIVIAESADTVMVEGNHYFPRAALRDDLIKDSDTHTVCPWKGTASYYTLEHEGRRSADAVWYYPEPKPDAEMVRDRVAFWKDVKVVD; from the coding sequence ATGCCTAAAGCTGTCTGGAACGAGATCGTCATCGCCGAGTCCGCGGACACCGTCATGGTCGAGGGCAACCACTACTTCCCCCGCGCGGCCCTCCGCGACGACCTGATCAAGGACTCCGACACGCACACCGTCTGCCCGTGGAAGGGCACGGCGTCCTACTACACGCTCGAGCACGAGGGCCGGCGCTCCGCCGACGCCGTCTGGTACTACCCGGAGCCCAAGCCCGACGCCGAGATGGTCCGCGACCGCGTGGCGTTCTGGAAGGATGTCAAGGTCGTCGACTGA
- a CDS encoding ROK family transcriptional regulator, producing the protein MTELATTGTDLSRLRELNSLTIVRALRDHPPSTVTELSQRTGLSRPAVDVIAQGLVTDGWASVLEPGASSAVGRPARRYQFRSGAGHVLGVDVGAHKILALLADLDGNIVHSVRHSVAADAGPAERLAEVDEVIDACVAEAGKAPADIWAVTVAVTGAVDAAGQTSFFTPLPGWKSVNLVTHLGQRFSCPIVVENDCKLAALAERWKGAASDADDIVYLLAGMRNGAGLIIDGVLRRGYGGAAGEIGALKQVRWLNAPEHLQNCRGVPDTVSPDDAAAWVFNAAREGDRAARAAVNRYVKDLAVGAAALVLTLDPQVVIFGGGFSRSADLVLDPLRTELERLCLRMPEVRASTLGADSVALGALKLSLNEVDTRLFSAGLSAPVAPRRK; encoded by the coding sequence GTGACAGAACTGGCGACGACCGGCACCGACTTGTCGCGCCTGCGCGAGCTCAACTCGTTGACCATCGTGCGGGCGTTGCGTGACCACCCGCCGTCCACCGTCACCGAGCTCTCCCAGCGCACCGGGCTGTCCCGTCCCGCCGTCGACGTGATCGCCCAGGGTCTGGTCACCGACGGGTGGGCCAGCGTGCTGGAGCCCGGCGCCAGCAGCGCGGTCGGGCGGCCGGCCCGGCGCTACCAGTTCCGGTCCGGCGCCGGCCACGTGCTCGGCGTCGACGTGGGCGCCCACAAGATCCTGGCGCTGCTGGCCGACCTCGACGGCAACATCGTGCACAGCGTCCGGCACTCCGTCGCCGCGGACGCCGGCCCGGCCGAGCGGCTCGCGGAGGTCGACGAGGTCATCGACGCGTGCGTGGCCGAGGCGGGCAAGGCCCCCGCCGACATCTGGGCCGTCACGGTCGCGGTCACCGGCGCCGTCGACGCGGCCGGCCAGACCAGCTTCTTCACCCCGCTGCCCGGCTGGAAGAGCGTGAACCTGGTCACGCACCTGGGCCAGCGGTTCTCCTGCCCCATCGTGGTGGAGAACGACTGCAAGCTCGCCGCCCTGGCCGAACGCTGGAAGGGCGCGGCCAGCGACGCCGACGACATCGTCTATCTGCTGGCCGGCATGCGCAACGGCGCCGGTCTGATCATCGACGGCGTGCTGCGCCGGGGCTACGGCGGCGCGGCCGGCGAGATCGGGGCGCTCAAGCAGGTCCGCTGGCTCAACGCGCCCGAGCACCTGCAGAACTGCCGCGGCGTGCCCGACACCGTCTCCCCCGACGACGCCGCGGCCTGGGTGTTCAACGCCGCGCGCGAGGGCGACCGCGCCGCCCGGGCGGCCGTCAACCGCTACGTCAAGGACCTGGCCGTCGGCGCGGCCGCGCTGGTCCTCACGCTGGACCCGCAGGTGGTCATCTTCGGCGGCGGCTTCTCCCGCTCCGCGGACCTGGTGCTCGACCCGCTGCGCACCGAGCTCGAGCGGCTCTGCCTGCGCATGCCGGAGGTGCGGGCCTCGACGCTGGGCGCGGACTCGGTCGCCCTGGGCGCCCTCAAGCTGTCGCTCAACGAGGTCGACACCCGCCTGTTCAGCGCCGGCCTCTCGGCCCCGGTCGCACCTCGGCGCAAGTGA
- a CDS encoding sugar ABC transporter substrate-binding protein, producing MIRRSRAGAALLSLAVVAGLAACSKSGDDAGSGDAVTLDYWLWDDNQKASYQACADSFHAANPNITIKITQSAWDQYWQNLTTQVAAGEAPDVWTNQGSYYPQFVTAGQILDLQPYVDADKVDLTQYQAGLAELFEKDGKRYGLPKDWDTMALVYNTEQLKAQGIDAAALADLTWNPTDGGTFEQVIAKATVDKNGKNGLDPAFDKSKVKTYGFLPEWKDGSQGQNGWGNLAAMLGFTYLDKNPWGTQYKYDDPRLAQVIDWLKSLIAKGYSPALDKSSTLARDALLNAGAGAITVTGSWMINSYLGDTAKVKFAFAPLPAGPQGRKSAINGLSDAIWSGTEHKDEAWKWVKFLASSECQDIVAKNAVVFPAIKTASEKALAAHEAKGRDVRPFIDEATAQGGTFFLPITDHGSEVSKIVEDAIQSSVLGQTDSATALKKANEQVNALFK from the coding sequence ATGATCCGCAGATCACGTGCCGGGGCAGCACTCCTGTCACTGGCCGTCGTGGCCGGCCTGGCCGCCTGCTCGAAATCGGGTGACGACGCCGGCAGCGGCGACGCCGTCACCCTGGACTACTGGCTCTGGGACGACAACCAGAAGGCGTCGTACCAGGCGTGCGCCGACTCGTTCCACGCCGCCAACCCGAACATCACGATCAAGATCACGCAGTCCGCGTGGGACCAGTACTGGCAGAACCTCACCACCCAGGTGGCCGCCGGCGAGGCGCCGGACGTGTGGACCAACCAGGGCTCCTACTACCCGCAGTTCGTGACCGCCGGCCAGATCCTCGACCTGCAGCCCTACGTCGACGCCGACAAGGTCGACCTCACGCAATATCAGGCGGGGCTGGCCGAGCTGTTCGAGAAGGACGGCAAGCGCTACGGGCTCCCCAAGGACTGGGACACGATGGCCCTGGTCTACAACACCGAGCAGCTCAAGGCCCAGGGCATCGACGCGGCGGCGCTCGCCGACCTGACCTGGAACCCGACCGACGGCGGCACCTTCGAACAGGTCATCGCCAAGGCCACTGTGGACAAGAACGGCAAGAACGGCCTGGACCCCGCGTTCGACAAGAGCAAGGTCAAGACGTACGGCTTCCTGCCGGAGTGGAAGGACGGCTCGCAGGGGCAGAACGGCTGGGGCAACCTGGCCGCGATGCTCGGCTTCACCTATCTCGACAAGAACCCGTGGGGCACGCAGTACAAGTACGACGACCCGCGGCTGGCCCAGGTCATCGACTGGTTGAAGTCGCTGATCGCCAAGGGCTACAGCCCCGCGCTCGACAAGTCCTCCACGCTCGCCCGCGACGCGCTGCTCAACGCCGGCGCCGGCGCCATCACCGTCACCGGCTCCTGGATGATCAACAGCTACCTCGGTGACACGGCGAAGGTGAAGTTCGCGTTCGCGCCGCTGCCGGCGGGCCCGCAGGGCCGCAAGTCCGCCATCAACGGCCTCTCGGACGCGATCTGGTCGGGCACCGAGCACAAGGACGAGGCCTGGAAGTGGGTCAAGTTCCTGGCGTCCAGCGAGTGCCAGGACATCGTCGCCAAGAACGCCGTCGTCTTCCCGGCCATCAAGACCGCGAGCGAGAAGGCGTTGGCGGCGCACGAGGCCAAGGGCCGGGACGTGCGGCCGTTCATCGACGAGGCCACCGCGCAGGGCGGCACGTTCTTCCTGCCGATCACCGACCACGGCAGCGAGGTCAGCAAGATCGTCGAGGACGCGATCCAGTCGTCGGTGCTGGGCCAGACCGACTCGGCGACCGCGCTGAAGAAGGCCAACGAACAGGTGAACGCACTGTTCAAGTAG
- a CDS encoding MmcQ/YjbR family DNA-binding protein produces MIELAEIRRYALALPAVEEKTHFRLPGFRAADKLIVHLEKGDAHAIVCVPKAEAQAAAAGEPQVFEEVWREHGRIFVGLRVDLARVDGPRLRELIEHAWRHRVPKRVAAAHDGR; encoded by the coding sequence CTGATCGAGCTGGCCGAGATCCGGCGGTACGCCCTGGCGCTTCCGGCGGTCGAGGAGAAGACGCACTTCCGGCTCCCCGGCTTCCGGGCGGCCGACAAGCTCATCGTCCACCTGGAGAAGGGCGACGCGCACGCGATCGTCTGCGTTCCCAAGGCCGAGGCTCAGGCGGCGGCCGCCGGCGAGCCGCAGGTCTTCGAGGAGGTGTGGCGCGAGCACGGCCGCATCTTCGTCGGGCTGCGGGTCGACCTCGCCCGCGTCGACGGCCCGCGGCTGCGCGAGCTGATCGAGCACGCCTGGCGGCACCGCGTCCCCAAGCGCGTCGCCGCGGCCCACGACGGCCGCTGA
- a CDS encoding alpha/beta hydrolase translates to MTLSYEVVGSGAGLVLVHGTGSTGRKSWGTVLDGLAAGQTVVLPDLPGSGASPLPDDPLDVAALADEIVATADAAGLDTFAVVGASLGAPIAVTVAVRHPQRVTRLATVVGFARARPTLRLNLEVYAAMFARQAPELSKLLVNLSFAEHFLAALSAEQVEQYGALLTNDPAPGTLAQIDLGLRLDVRADLAAVRAPTLVLAATGDRFVAPAHSREIAEGIPNARLVEVPGGHAARFEDPGPTLTALLSHLAG, encoded by the coding sequence GTGACACTCTCCTACGAGGTCGTCGGTTCGGGCGCGGGCCTGGTGCTCGTGCACGGCACCGGCAGCACGGGCCGGAAGAGCTGGGGGACGGTCCTCGACGGCCTCGCGGCGGGGCAGACGGTCGTGCTGCCCGACCTCCCGGGCTCGGGCGCCAGCCCGCTGCCGGACGACCCGCTCGACGTCGCCGCGCTGGCGGACGAGATCGTGGCGACGGCGGACGCGGCCGGCCTGGACACCTTCGCCGTCGTCGGCGCCTCGCTCGGCGCCCCGATCGCGGTCACGGTCGCGGTCCGCCACCCCCAACGGGTGACCCGCCTGGCCACCGTGGTCGGCTTCGCCCGGGCGCGACCGACGTTGCGCCTCAACCTCGAGGTGTACGCCGCGATGTTCGCGCGCCAGGCGCCGGAGCTGAGCAAGCTGTTGGTCAACCTGTCGTTCGCCGAGCACTTCCTGGCGGCGCTCTCCGCCGAACAGGTGGAGCAGTACGGCGCGCTGCTGACCAACGACCCGGCGCCGGGCACGCTGGCGCAGATCGACCTCGGCCTGCGCCTCGACGTGCGTGCCGACCTGGCCGCGGTGCGGGCGCCCACGCTGGTGCTGGCGGCCACGGGGGACCGGTTCGTGGCGCCGGCCCACTCGCGGGAGATCGCGGAGGGAATCCCCAACGCCCGCCTCGTCGAGGTGCCCGGCGGCCACGCGGCCCGCTTCGAGGACCCGGGCCCCACGCTGACGGCCCTGCTGTCACACCTCGCCGGTTAG
- a CDS encoding class I SAM-dependent methyltransferase, with amino-acid sequence MTFAHRRMSFNAAAQVYRRGRPPYPDAVFTLLERRCGLGPGARVLEIGAGSGLATGPLLAAGARVLAVEPGADLAEILTAEHAGDRLEVRVADFETAEVDGPFDLAVAATSLHWLDPAVTIPKLGTLVRPGGWLAAWWTDFGDVERPSRFRDRLDVVYHDRLPGEPGYRESRSHMLDTDRWTGVLTAGGWFADVTVDVIRWSQTLTPEGARALWSTFPNIRELAPPAREEFLSRLAALVADEPGGQVDDPRLTVVYTARSSSAGSATTALT; translated from the coding sequence GTGACGTTTGCCCACCGCCGGATGTCGTTCAACGCCGCCGCCCAGGTTTACCGGCGCGGTCGGCCGCCCTATCCGGACGCGGTGTTCACGCTGCTCGAGCGCCGCTGCGGGCTCGGGCCCGGCGCGCGGGTGCTGGAGATCGGTGCCGGCAGCGGCCTGGCGACCGGGCCGCTCCTGGCTGCCGGCGCGCGGGTGCTCGCGGTGGAGCCCGGCGCGGACCTCGCCGAGATCCTGACCGCCGAGCACGCCGGCGACCGCCTCGAGGTGCGGGTCGCCGACTTCGAGACGGCCGAGGTCGACGGCCCGTTCGACCTCGCGGTGGCGGCGACGTCGCTGCACTGGCTCGACCCGGCGGTCACGATCCCCAAGCTCGGCACGCTCGTGCGCCCAGGCGGGTGGTTGGCCGCGTGGTGGACGGACTTCGGCGACGTCGAGCGACCGTCGCGGTTCCGGGACCGGCTCGACGTGGTCTATCACGACCGGCTGCCAGGTGAGCCCGGCTACCGGGAGAGCCGTTCCCACATGCTCGACACCGACCGGTGGACCGGTGTGCTGACCGCCGGCGGCTGGTTCGCCGACGTGACCGTCGACGTCATCAGGTGGTCGCAGACCCTGACGCCCGAGGGCGCGCGGGCGCTCTGGTCGACCTTCCCGAACATCCGCGAGCTGGCGCCGCCGGCCCGGGAGGAGTTCCTGAGCCGCCTCGCGGCGCTCGTCGCCGACGAACCCGGCGGCCAGGTCGACGACCCCCGGCTGACGGTCGTCTACACCGCCCGGTCGAGCAGCGCCGGATCGGCCACGACGGCCCTGACCTGA
- a CDS encoding ubiquinol-cytochrome c reductase cytochrome b subunit, translating into MRRRAKSLASLPAKAGNEVEDRLGVATPLRGILNKVFPDHWSFLLGEIALFSFIVLLLTGTFLTLFFDPSMREVVYDGSYTPLRGVHMSAAYASSLDLSFDVRGGLVMRQMHHWSALLFMASIVVHMLRVFFTGAFRKPREINWIIGSLLFWIGFLAGFTGYSLPDDALSGTGLRIASGILLSIPVIGTWVTSSLFGGEFPSDMIIGRFFILHVLLIPALLVALISVHVGLVFKQKHTQWPGPGRTNSNVVGERMFPRYAIKQAGFFVTVAGVIALLAGLLQINPIWLFGPYESAVVSAATQPDWYVMLLDGAIRLMPAWEIVLPIGDGYVIPPMFWPAIVLPGLFTTLPMAYPFIEARLRGDTLRHNLLQRPRDVPARTALGAMAVTFFLVLTLSGGNDVIADKFQISLNALTWAGRIGMLVLPPIAYWATYRLCLGLQQHDREVLAHGVETGIIRRAPDGRFYEVHQTLDSEELEYVGWVVPKKMNRLGALGPALKGFFRPLERPVEAPVSPGHPPVEPRDARREISHRP; encoded by the coding sequence ATGCGACGTCGGGCGAAGTCTCTTGCGTCCCTGCCGGCCAAGGCGGGCAACGAGGTCGAGGACCGGCTGGGTGTCGCGACGCCGCTGCGGGGGATTCTCAACAAGGTCTTCCCCGACCACTGGTCGTTCCTGCTGGGCGAGATCGCGCTGTTCTCGTTCATCGTCCTGCTGTTGACGGGCACGTTCCTGACGCTGTTCTTCGACCCGTCGATGCGGGAGGTCGTCTACGACGGCAGCTACACGCCGTTGCGGGGCGTGCACATGTCCGCCGCGTACGCCTCGTCGCTGGACCTGTCGTTCGACGTGCGCGGCGGCCTGGTGATGCGGCAGATGCACCACTGGTCGGCGCTGCTGTTCATGGCGTCGATCGTCGTGCACATGCTGCGGGTCTTCTTCACCGGCGCGTTCCGCAAGCCGCGCGAGATCAATTGGATCATCGGCTCGCTGCTGTTCTGGATCGGTTTCCTCGCCGGCTTCACGGGCTACTCGCTGCCGGACGACGCGCTGTCCGGCACCGGCCTGCGCATCGCCTCGGGCATCCTGCTGTCGATCCCGGTGATCGGCACCTGGGTGACGTCGTCGCTGTTCGGCGGCGAGTTTCCCAGCGACATGATCATCGGCCGGTTCTTCATCCTGCACGTGCTGCTGATTCCGGCCCTGCTGGTGGCGCTGATCTCGGTCCACGTCGGCCTGGTGTTCAAGCAGAAGCACACCCAATGGCCGGGACCCGGACGCACGAACTCCAATGTGGTCGGTGAGCGGATGTTCCCCCGCTACGCCATCAAACAGGCCGGTTTCTTCGTCACGGTCGCCGGCGTGATCGCCCTCCTGGCCGGGCTGCTCCAGATCAACCCCATCTGGCTCTTCGGCCCGTACGAGTCGGCGGTGGTGTCCGCGGCGACCCAGCCGGACTGGTACGTGATGCTGCTCGACGGCGCCATCCGCCTGATGCCGGCCTGGGAGATCGTGCTGCCCATCGGGGACGGTTACGTCATCCCGCCGATGTTCTGGCCCGCCATCGTGCTGCCCGGCCTGTTCACCACGCTGCCGATGGCGTACCCGTTCATCGAGGCCCGGCTGCGCGGGGACACCCTGCGGCACAACCTGTTGCAGCGCCCGCGTGACGTGCCCGCCCGCACGGCGCTGGGCGCGATGGCCGTGACCTTCTTCCTGGTGCTGACCCTCTCCGGCGGCAACGACGTGATCGCCGACAAGTTCCAGATCAGCCTCAACGCGCTCACCTGGGCCGGCCGGATCGGCATGCTGGTCCTCCCGCCGATCGCCTACTGGGCCACCTACCGGCTCTGCCTGGGCCTCCAGCAGCACGACCGTGAGGTGCTGGCCCACGGGGTCGAGACCGGCATCATCCGCCGGGCCCCCGACGGCCGCTTCTACGAGGTGCACCAAACCTTGGACTCCGAGGAGCTGGAGTACGTCGGCTGGGTCGTACCGAAGAAGATGAACCGGCTCGGCGCCCTCGGGCCGGCCCTCAAGGGCTTCTTCCGCCCACTGGAGCGGCCGGTGGAGGCACCCGTCTCACCGGGCCACCCGCCGGTCGAGCCGCGCGACGCACGGCGCGAGATCTCCCACCGTCCCTGA
- a CDS encoding SAM-dependent methyltransferase, whose amino-acid sequence MDQVPEVDTSVPHSARIWNYWLGGKDNFAADRAAGDRVREVFPAIVDNARAQRAFLGRAVRHLTAERGVRQFLDLGTGLPTADNTHEIAQSVAPESRVVYVDNDPLVLVHARALLASSPEGVTDYVDADVRDPETILREAGKVLDLDRPVAVVMLGILGNIPDYDEACAVVRAFVDAIPSGSYLVVNDGTAASAEIAAGAQVSSQGGHAYALRTTDEFARYFTGLDLEEPGLVPTTRWRPTGETDAPTLDGFCGVARKP is encoded by the coding sequence ATGGACCAGGTGCCTGAGGTGGACACCAGCGTGCCGCACAGCGCGCGGATCTGGAACTACTGGCTCGGCGGCAAGGACAACTTCGCCGCCGACCGGGCGGCCGGCGACCGGGTGCGCGAGGTGTTCCCCGCGATCGTCGACAACGCCCGCGCGCAGCGGGCCTTTCTCGGGCGGGCCGTCCGCCACCTGACCGCCGAGCGCGGCGTTCGGCAGTTCCTCGACCTCGGCACCGGGCTGCCCACGGCCGACAACACCCACGAGATCGCGCAGTCCGTGGCGCCGGAGTCCCGGGTGGTCTACGTCGACAACGACCCGCTGGTGCTGGTGCATGCCCGCGCGCTGCTGGCCAGCAGCCCCGAGGGTGTCACCGACTACGTCGACGCCGACGTGCGCGATCCCGAGACGATCCTGCGCGAGGCCGGGAAGGTGCTCGACCTCGACCGGCCCGTCGCGGTCGTCATGTTGGGGATCCTCGGCAACATCCCCGACTACGACGAGGCGTGCGCGGTGGTGCGGGCGTTCGTCGACGCGATCCCGTCGGGCAGCTACCTCGTCGTCAACGACGGCACCGCGGCCAGTGCGGAGATCGCCGCGGGCGCCCAGGTCTCCAGCCAGGGCGGCCACGCCTACGCGTTGCGCACGACCGACGAGTTCGCGCGCTACTTCACGGGTCTCGACCTCGAGGAGCCCGGCCTGGTGCCGACGACCCGCTGGCGGCCGACCGGCGAGACCGACGCGCCCACTCTCGACGGGTTCTGCGGAGTGGCCCGCAAGCCGTAA
- a CDS encoding VOC family protein: protein MSIAVTTIMLGVQDLDRAKKFYTSGLGATVKQDYPGFVHLDLGAGSSSLALYDRAAAAAEVGMSPEGTGFRAVSFHHIVSSRAEVDEVMAAAEAAGAEVVKAAVAAEWGGYDAWFADPDGHLWKVATAS from the coding sequence GTGTCGATCGCGGTTACCACGATCATGCTCGGCGTGCAGGACCTCGACCGGGCGAAGAAGTTCTACACCTCGGGCCTCGGCGCGACGGTCAAGCAGGACTACCCAGGGTTCGTCCATCTCGACCTCGGCGCGGGGTCGTCGTCGCTCGCGCTCTACGACCGGGCGGCGGCGGCCGCGGAGGTCGGGATGTCGCCCGAGGGCACCGGCTTCCGGGCGGTCTCGTTCCACCACATCGTGTCCTCCCGGGCCGAGGTCGACGAGGTCATGGCGGCGGCGGAGGCGGCCGGCGCCGAGGTCGTCAAGGCCGCGGTCGCGGCCGAGTGGGGCGGCTACGACGCCTGGTTCGCCGACCCCGACGGTCACCTGTGGAAGGTCGCCACGGCGTCCTGA
- a CDS encoding glycoside hydrolase family 36 protein, giving the protein MALLIELAGRTFALEHDGSGGPQPADGGLILPPGRVALLHGLGDALFYRHGHNSWSPCGWRRLSEPPLRIANPQRRVTADDDVWDDPARHHSSAVAALDAGDGNVLLLGALGLGTPRLAADRDTLAGWYEHGGQPWFAAYGPEEEVFAAYTRELATRLGSSSRRAGNVWCSWYAYYETITEQQLTKDIADLRGLPFDVVQIDDGWERMVGDWEPNHKFPSGMRSLVDRIEDAGMTAGLWLAPFIALPDSEFARRRPDLLLRDARGELVVAGHNWGTGYHALDLSRPATLDHVAELTHRMVHEWGFRYLKLDFVNAGAVPGARADGAEREQVYRDALTLIRRVAGDDVYLLGSGAMLLPSLGILDGLRSGPDVAPMWQNYASDDPSDAMARNAVVNSLHRLWHQPLAEVDPDVVYFRSRLNLLTDQQLAWLRDLADVCRFRAVSDPPSWLTPTELDAMTTYLAARPEVRRRGRYVWTVDGREADFTPAISPTSAAYPIS; this is encoded by the coding sequence ATGGCACTGCTCATCGAGCTGGCCGGCCGCACCTTCGCCCTCGAACACGACGGCTCCGGCGGCCCGCAGCCAGCCGACGGCGGGTTGATCCTGCCCCCAGGACGCGTCGCGCTGCTGCACGGACTGGGCGACGCCCTGTTCTACCGGCACGGGCACAACTCGTGGAGCCCGTGTGGCTGGCGCCGGTTGAGCGAGCCGCCGTTGCGCATCGCCAACCCGCAGCGCCGCGTCACGGCCGACGACGACGTCTGGGACGACCCGGCCCGGCACCACTCCTCCGCCGTGGCCGCCCTCGACGCCGGCGACGGCAACGTGCTTCTGCTCGGCGCGCTCGGGCTGGGCACGCCCCGCCTCGCGGCCGACCGCGACACCCTCGCCGGCTGGTACGAGCACGGCGGGCAGCCCTGGTTCGCGGCGTACGGGCCCGAGGAGGAGGTGTTCGCCGCCTACACCCGGGAGTTGGCGACGCGGCTGGGCAGCAGCTCCCGGCGGGCGGGCAACGTCTGGTGCTCCTGGTACGCGTACTACGAGACCATCACCGAGCAGCAGCTCACCAAGGACATCGCCGACCTGCGCGGCCTGCCGTTCGACGTCGTGCAGATCGACGACGGCTGGGAGCGGATGGTGGGCGACTGGGAGCCCAACCACAAGTTCCCGTCGGGCATGCGGTCGCTGGTCGACCGGATCGAGGACGCCGGGATGACCGCCGGGCTGTGGCTGGCCCCGTTCATCGCCTTGCCCGACTCGGAGTTCGCCCGCCGCCGGCCCGACCTCCTGCTGCGCGACGCCCGCGGCGAGCTCGTGGTCGCCGGCCACAACTGGGGCACCGGCTACCACGCCCTCGACCTGTCGCGGCCGGCCACGCTCGACCACGTGGCGGAGCTGACCCACCGGATGGTGCACGAGTGGGGGTTCCGCTATCTCAAGCTGGACTTCGTCAACGCCGGGGCGGTGCCGGGCGCCCGGGCGGACGGCGCGGAGCGGGAGCAGGTCTACCGCGACGCCCTCACGCTGATCCGGCGGGTCGCGGGCGACGACGTCTACCTGCTCGGCAGCGGGGCCATGCTGCTGCCGTCGCTGGGCATCCTCGACGGGCTGCGCAGCGGGCCCGACGTCGCGCCGATGTGGCAGAACTACGCGAGCGACGACCCGTCGGACGCGATGGCGCGCAACGCCGTCGTCAACAGCCTCCACCGGCTGTGGCACCAGCCGCTGGCCGAGGTCGACCCGGACGTCGTCTATTTCCGCAGCCGGCTCAACCTGCTGACCGACCAACAGCTGGCGTGGCTGCGCGACCTCGCCGACGTCTGCCGCTTCCGGGCCGTGTCGGACCCGCCGAGCTGGCTTACGCCGACCGAGCTGGACGCGATGACCACCTACCTGGCGGCCCGGCCCGAGGTCCGGCGGCGCGGCCGTTACGTGTGGACGGTCGACGGACGCGAGGCGGATTTCACCCCGGCGATCTCGCCCACCTCGGCGGCGTACCCGATCAGCTGA
- a CDS encoding amidase: MSLAPTDRTVDRRAFLARVGTLAAVTTAGGVARPAVASAAARHRPGDGLDNPNAYVRPRPEALADPTELTIAEAAWLIRERRLRPEELLAAYLARIAAFDDTYQAFNLVVATTAARAAGGRGALRGIPLAIKDNYWTQGVRTTANSWLFREFVPPQDATAVARLKAAGAIVLGKTQMGPLATTRATTPDGVVTTVNAWTPTNPDTDPGGSSTGTATAVAGRMATSGIGTQTGGSITAPSNAQNLTGLKPTMGRVSLHGIIPLSYTRDHPGPLARDAKDAAIMLTAMAGEDPADPRTQGLPDVPNLIDAATPVRRRGAVRLRWETRIGVPPGFATGTSATALARQAFLTALDAIPGATLVEVPLPDDWALLTGNAFNNVRLPERSEPFMPYLRDDLRGFGVSLTGWLQGALFGANEFLTGQRAKVLLLERVLDQIFGQCDVVLQTGPVPFDIVGLPEIAFPIGFTAAGVPIGTILGGLPYAEDRLLSVVAAYQAVSDWHTRRPADPPASAARMARPRLTADQVADLSQ, translated from the coding sequence ATGAGCCTGGCGCCGACCGACCGCACCGTCGACCGCCGCGCGTTCCTGGCGCGGGTGGGGACCCTGGCCGCCGTCACCACCGCCGGCGGGGTCGCCCGGCCGGCCGTCGCCTCGGCGGCCGCGAGGCACCGCCCCGGCGACGGGCTCGACAACCCGAACGCGTACGTCCGGCCCCGGCCCGAGGCGCTCGCCGACCCGACCGAGCTGACCATCGCCGAGGCGGCCTGGCTGATCCGGGAGCGTCGGCTGCGGCCCGAGGAGCTGTTGGCCGCCTACCTGGCCCGGATCGCCGCCTTCGACGACACGTACCAGGCGTTCAACCTGGTCGTCGCGACCACCGCCGCCCGGGCCGCCGGCGGGCGGGGCGCGCTGCGGGGCATCCCACTGGCCATCAAGGACAACTACTGGACCCAGGGCGTACGCACGACCGCGAACTCGTGGCTGTTCCGGGAGTTCGTGCCGCCGCAGGACGCGACCGCGGTGGCCCGGCTGAAGGCGGCCGGCGCGATCGTGCTCGGCAAGACGCAGATGGGCCCGCTGGCGACGACGCGAGCGACCACACCGGACGGTGTCGTCACCACGGTCAACGCGTGGACCCCGACCAACCCCGACACCGACCCCGGCGGCTCGTCGACGGGCACCGCGACCGCGGTCGCCGGCCGGATGGCCACCTCGGGCATCGGCACGCAGACCGGCGGCTCGATCACCGCGCCGTCCAACGCGCAGAACCTGACCGGCCTCAAGCCGACCATGGGCCGGGTGTCGCTGCACGGCATCATCCCGCTCAGCTACACGCGGGACCACCCCGGCCCGCTGGCGCGGGACGCCAAGGACGCGGCGATCATGCTGACCGCGATGGCGGGGGAGGACCCGGCGGACCCGCGTACGCAAGGGTTGCCGGACGTGCCGAACCTGATCGACGCGGCCACCCCGGTCCGCCGCCGGGGCGCGGTGCGGCTGCGCTGGGAAACCCGGATCGGTGTGCCGCCCGGGTTCGCCACCGGCACGTCGGCGACCGCGCTGGCCCGGCAGGCCTTCCTCACGGCGCTGGATGCGATCCCCGGCGCGACGCTGGTCGAGGTGCCGCTGCCCGACGACTGGGCGCTGCTCACCGGGAACGCGTTCAACAACGTGCGGTTGCCGGAGCGCAGCGAGCCGTTCATGCCCTACCTGCGGGACGACCTGCGTGGCTTCGGCGTCTCGCTGACCGGCTGGCTGCAGGGCGCGCTGTTCGGCGCCAACGAGTTCCTGACCGGCCAACGGGCCAAGGTGCTGCTGCTGGAGCGGGTGCTCGACCAGATCTTCGGCCAGTGCGACGTGGTGCTGCAGACCGGCCCGGTGCCGTTCGACATCGTCGGGCTGCCGGAGATCGCCTTCCCGATCGGCTTCACCGCCGCCGGGGTGCCGATCGGCACGATCCTGGGCGGCCTGCCCTACGCGGAGGACCGGCTGCTCTCGGTCGTCGCGGCCTACCAGGCGGTGTCCGACTGGCACACCCGCCGCCCGGCCGACCCGCCGGCCTCGGCGGCCCGCATGGCCCGCCCCCGCCTGACCGCCGACCAGGTCGCCGACCTGTCCCAGTGA